Below is a genomic region from Verrucomicrobiota bacterium.
TTCTGCGTTCTTCTGCGTGTTCTGCGGATGATTCTGTCTTTCCGCCGTGGTCGCCGTGGCTCGCCGTGTTCGCCGTGTGAACTCTTACGTTGTGCCCGCCCGATCGCCGTGGCCGCTGTATTATCACCATTGCTTGGGCGGCTTTGTCCACGTGCCGTCGATGACCACGCTCGTCAGGCCGGTGCGGGAATTGCTCTGGATCAACTGCGCGATGCGCTTCAGCTCGAGGCGAACGCACCCGTGGGACGCCGAATATTTCGGGGCTGAGGGGTAGTAATGCAGGGCGATGCCCCGGGCGCGCACGAACCAGGTGACGTAGGTTGCCCGCGCATCACTGTTCAGGTGGTCTGCAAATCCTGAAACCGTGAAGGTCCCTTTTGGCGTGCATTTGCTCCCGGAGCGCCTGCTGGTACCCGTATCGTCGCAGTTAAGGCCTTTTAACCCGGCGCCCGGTGAACTGCGAAAAGGTCCGGTCTCCTGCGCTTCGGCCTGCGGCCCTGCCCACGTCAGCGTGACCGAATGATCCGGGTCATTAAGCCGAACGGAAATCTGTTTGATGTAAGTATTCGGAAAATCGCTGTTGCGCAGGGGAGGCAACGCTTCGGCGGCAACCGCCGGCGCGAACCTCGTAACCCTCGATTTTTTCGCCTTGCCGGCAGGGGTAGCCGGCGGCTTGGCGCGGTCCTGCGCCTCGAGCTTCCTGGCTTCCGCCATGCGTTCCTTGAGCGAAGGTTCTGCCGGGCTCGCGGCTGGTTGCGCCGGACCTTTGGCCGATCGGGACGGCGCTGATTTTTTCGCTGCCGGTTTCGCGTTTGTTTTGGCGGCGCCATCCGGCTCAGCACGGTCGCCGGTGTCAGCTGAGGTGGCTTTTTTCATTCCACCCGCGAGGTTGCACTCCGGCTGCTCGAAGGGCAAGACGCTAAACGCCCTTCCGGCGGGTTAAGCGGGAACCCGGCTTTACTCCACTCAAGCTCCATGGACGGCACCCGGCCGGCAGCCGGTGTTGACCGAAGGAACGCTGCCTTTTCTCATGCCGCCCGCAACGTTGCAGCACCCCCGGGGAGTCAATCTTTCCAGGTTGATCTCCCGATCAGTTGTGCAATTAGTGTTCAGATGAACATGATCAAGCCCCGAACCCGCGTCCGGACCGAAAAAACAAAAAACCTGGTTTTTTAGCTGAAAGTTCCATTTTTCGCCACAAAAAACTGGTATTTTTTCGTTTTCGGGGCATCTTGCAGTCCCGTTTTGCACGGGCATTGCCGGGTAAAAAACTTCTCCGTTTTGGGCGCTGCCCACAGACCAGCTTCAATGCAAATTTGTAAAGGTGCTGACGCCTTAAGACAGACGAGTGGCCCGGGCGAGACGATCGTGTCCGGCCCTTCCTCAATCTGATTTCCATAAAACCCGGCGTTCCGCTGGAGCGGCATGATCGATTTGCCAATCGATACGATATCTGAGCAAATGGTAATTACTTTTGCATATCAGCGGGCGCTCCCGTTGCAGGGAGCGGCGCCCTCCGCCCCTGGCTCGGGAACCCTTTCCATCGGCTC
It encodes:
- a CDS encoding L,D-transpeptidase family protein, encoding MKKATSADTGDRAEPDGAAKTNAKPAAKKSAPSRSAKGPAQPAASPAEPSLKERMAEARKLEAQDRAKPPATPAGKAKKSRVTRFAPAVAAEALPPLRNSDFPNTYIKQISVRLNDPDHSVTLTWAGPQAEAQETGPFRSSPGAGLKGLNCDDTGTSRRSGSKCTPKGTFTVSGFADHLNSDARATYVTWFVRARGIALHYYPSAPKYSASHGCVRLELKRIAQLIQSNSRTGLTSVVIDGTWTKPPKQW